In Pedobacter sp. SL55, the following proteins share a genomic window:
- a CDS encoding L,D-transpeptidase family protein: protein MLKITFLNLRKALLFVVLCMFITGCDWFREKPEIAAVLAKHFDNKIYNKFDTAVYLPIFKAKLETQSKDFLNPKVIAAFYEKNQYLPKLVTKFYVTGQLDTLKSFVLQSKADGFNPEIFNAAAYEKQLQSLNRNKFKTIDEVYEAVADLELNTAYILNKYTNFMGYGSINPRNFFNRFYIKVLRPDSLKMDSVLNTENLVAELKKVQPNAKSYVDLKEALKSYRDSIGNEEAVEIKSIKMNLERMRWRLPLQTEELVVVNIPDFTLTWFKQNDTLAHMNVCVGGKREAAYTQKIKTFLKTGKLDDKPKNHETPQLFSVFNAIQVNPIWNIPVSIAKSEIYWMARKDPYYLSNNNIKVYYKGKLVADPDTINWNKYPREKLPFNFKQGSGEGNALGKFKFVFDNSSSIYLHDTNNKYGFKLANRAISHGCVRIEQPLKFAELMVKDKYQYDKLRMDVDLPPIDTTKNEVFKKKLAKKADTLNIFQLKPTWYAPRKSIGVFIAYYTAWADKGKVQFRPDVYEYDPILWQAIKRYM, encoded by the coding sequence ATGTTAAAAATAACCTTCTTGAATTTGAGAAAAGCGCTACTTTTTGTTGTTTTATGTATGTTTATAACAGGCTGCGATTGGTTTAGAGAAAAGCCAGAAATTGCCGCCGTATTGGCTAAACATTTTGATAACAAGATATATAATAAATTTGATACCGCAGTTTATCTCCCTATTTTTAAGGCTAAATTAGAAACCCAAAGCAAGGATTTTCTGAACCCGAAAGTAATTGCTGCTTTTTACGAGAAGAACCAATATCTACCCAAATTGGTTACTAAATTCTACGTAACGGGACAATTAGATACTTTAAAAAGTTTTGTTTTACAAAGCAAAGCCGATGGTTTTAATCCAGAGATTTTTAATGCTGCTGCTTACGAGAAGCAATTACAATCCCTCAATCGAAACAAATTTAAAACTATTGACGAAGTTTACGAAGCTGTTGCAGATCTAGAATTGAACACCGCCTACATCCTGAATAAGTACACCAATTTTATGGGCTATGGCAGTATCAATCCCCGTAATTTTTTTAATCGGTTTTACATTAAGGTACTTCGTCCGGATAGTTTGAAAATGGACTCTGTGCTTAACACCGAGAATTTGGTAGCAGAATTAAAGAAAGTACAGCCTAATGCTAAATCTTATGTTGATTTAAAAGAAGCTTTAAAAAGTTATCGCGATAGCATAGGTAATGAAGAAGCGGTAGAAATTAAATCTATTAAGATGAATTTGGAACGCATGCGTTGGCGTTTGCCACTACAAACCGAAGAACTGGTAGTGGTTAACATTCCCGATTTTACGTTAACCTGGTTTAAACAAAACGATACACTTGCACACATGAATGTATGTGTGGGAGGTAAGAGAGAGGCAGCATATACTCAAAAAATAAAAACTTTCCTTAAAACAGGGAAGTTAGACGATAAGCCTAAAAACCACGAAACTCCACAGTTATTTAGTGTCTTTAATGCCATACAGGTAAACCCAATCTGGAATATTCCGGTAAGTATTGCTAAAAGCGAAATTTATTGGATGGCCAGAAAAGATCCTTACTACTTGTCTAACAACAACATTAAGGTTTATTACAAAGGAAAATTAGTGGCCGATCCAGATACCATTAACTGGAATAAATATCCTAGGGAGAAACTACCTTTTAACTTTAAACAAGGTTCTGGAGAAGGTAACGCCTTAGGTAAGTTCAAATTTGTATTTGATAATAGTTCTAGTATTTACCTGCATGATACCAACAATAAGTACGGTTTTAAACTAGCTAATAGGGCTATTAGCCATGGTTGTGTGCGCATAGAGCAGCCTTTAAAGTTTGCAGAGCTCATGGTAAAAGACAAATACCAATATGATAAATTGCGTATGGATGTGGATTTGCCACCAATAGACACTACTAAAAATGAGGTTTTTAAAAAGAAACTAGCTAAAAAAGCAGATACCCTTAACATTTTTCAATTAAAACCTACTTGGTATGCGCCACGTAAAAGCATAGGTGTGTTTATTGCTTATTATACCGCATGGGCGGATAAGGGTAAAGTGCAATTTAGACCCGATGTGTATGAATATGATCCCATTTTGTGGCAGGCGATTAAACGCTACATGTAA
- a CDS encoding prolipoprotein diacylglyceryl transferase, whose product MFPTVSHFISYLFGIEVPLPFNTFGVFVALAFVAGYWAFTEELKRKEALGILKPVKHVTTIGEPASTWELISNGLFGFLIGYKLIYALANYKMFVADSQTVLLSTKGNLLGGLGLAVLFVYWSYKEKQKTKLPTPKKVEVTVRPHELMSSMIVWAAVWGFLGAKIFDNLEHWDTFIQDPIGGLLSFSGLTFYGGLICGGAAVLYIAHKNGIKPLHMLDVGGPGMMLAYGVGRIGCHLSGDGDWGIDNLNPKPFNWLPDWLWAYTYPNNVAGEGNPIPGCVGRFCNELPNPVYPTPIYEVIAALLIFWFLWKIRTKINIPGMMFGIYLMFSAVERFLVELIRVNSKYTVAGIPFTQAELISLILFIAGALLVSNALKNKDKLASY is encoded by the coding sequence ATGTTTCCAACCGTATCCCATTTTATTTCTTATTTGTTTGGCATTGAGGTGCCTTTGCCATTTAATACCTTTGGCGTATTTGTGGCTTTGGCATTTGTGGCAGGTTATTGGGCTTTTACCGAAGAGTTAAAACGTAAAGAGGCACTTGGTATTTTAAAGCCTGTAAAACACGTAACTACTATTGGCGAACCTGCTTCTACCTGGGAATTGATCTCTAATGGCTTGTTCGGGTTTTTAATTGGCTATAAGCTAATTTATGCATTGGCAAACTACAAGATGTTTGTTGCCGATTCGCAAACCGTATTGCTATCTACCAAAGGCAACTTGTTAGGTGGCTTAGGCTTGGCAGTATTATTTGTGTATTGGTCTTATAAAGAAAAGCAAAAAACAAAATTACCTACGCCTAAAAAAGTAGAAGTTACCGTTCGCCCGCACGAACTGATGAGCAGCATGATTGTTTGGGCGGCTGTGTGGGGCTTTTTAGGTGCTAAGATATTCGATAACCTTGAGCATTGGGATACCTTTATTCAAGACCCAATTGGAGGTTTGCTCTCATTTAGTGGTTTAACTTTTTACGGTGGTTTAATTTGTGGTGGTGCAGCGGTGCTATACATCGCACACAAAAACGGAATTAAGCCGCTACACATGTTAGATGTGGGTGGGCCAGGTATGATGTTGGCTTACGGCGTTGGCCGTATTGGTTGTCATTTATCTGGAGATGGCGATTGGGGAATAGACAACTTAAATCCTAAGCCATTTAACTGGCTGCCAGATTGGCTGTGGGCTTATACTTATCCAAATAACGTTGCGGGCGAGGGCAATCCAATACCGGGCTGTGTAGGTAGGTTTTGTAACGAATTACCAAACCCCGTTTACCCAACGCCAATTTATGAAGTTATTGCGGCTCTTTTAATTTTTTGGTTTCTGTGGAAAATTAGAACTAAAATCAATATTCCGGGTATGATGTTTGGCATTTACTTAATGTTTAGTGCAGTAGAACGTTTCTTGGTAGAATTAATTAGGGTAAACTCCAAATACACAGTAGCAGGCATTCCCTTTACCCAAGCAGAGCTAATTTCGTTGATATTGTTTATTGCTGGAGCCTTACTGGTTTCAAACGCGTTAAAAAACAAAGATAAACTTGCAAGCTATTAA
- a CDS encoding inositol monophosphatase family protein: protein MDLELLCNKVVAIARLTGNFIRKESLAFEISSIEYKGLNDLVSYVDKTAERQLVKNLKKVLPEAGFITEEDETENTYDKPFTWIIDPLDGTTNFIHGIPTFSISIALYEGKEPILGVVYEINRGEMFYSYKGAPAYLNNKEIRVSKATDLSQCLLATGFPYYQFDKQPQYIKLFTEMMQKCHGLRRIGSAAVDLAYVACGRFDAYFEYNLNSYDMAAGAFLVKQAGGTLLNFSGGNEYLETREIVATNGLITQEILDTIKKHFE from the coding sequence ATGGATTTAGAGTTATTATGCAATAAAGTAGTGGCTATAGCTAGGCTTACAGGTAATTTTATTAGAAAAGAATCCTTAGCTTTCGAAATTAGTTCGATAGAGTATAAAGGCTTAAACGACTTGGTTTCTTATGTAGATAAAACCGCCGAAAGACAATTGGTAAAAAACTTGAAAAAAGTATTGCCAGAAGCGGGTTTCATTACCGAAGAAGACGAAACAGAAAATACTTACGATAAACCGTTTACTTGGATTATCGATCCCCTAGATGGTACCACAAATTTCATCCACGGCATTCCAACTTTTTCTATCAGCATAGCCTTGTATGAAGGAAAAGAACCTATTCTGGGCGTAGTTTACGAAATTAATAGGGGAGAGATGTTCTATTCTTACAAAGGTGCTCCCGCTTATTTAAACAATAAAGAGATCAGGGTTTCTAAAGCAACCGATTTATCGCAATGCTTATTGGCTACTGGTTTTCCATATTATCAATTTGATAAGCAGCCACAGTACATTAAACTATTTACCGAAATGATGCAGAAATGCCATGGCCTACGTAGAATTGGTTCTGCGGCGGTAGATTTGGCTTATGTAGCTTGTGGTAGGTTCGATGCCTATTTTGAATACAACCTTAATTCTTACGATATGGCTGCTGGTGCTTTTTTGGTAAAACAAGCAGGTGGTACGTTGCTTAATTTTTCTGGTGGTAACGAATACCTCGAAACTAGGGAAATTGTGGCCACTAACGGTTTAATTACGCAAGAAATTTTAGATACCATTAAGAAGCATTTTGAATAA
- a CDS encoding nicotinamide mononucleotide adenylyltransferase, with amino-acid sequence MQQEIIDIKRKALKINLNPKIYGTFAEIGAGQEVSRAFFNVGAASGTVAKTISAYDMTFSDEIYGAEESGRYVSQNRLLKMLDHEYSLLIERLKGDKHEDKTFFAFANTVTTLNYTRTNDPHGWVGLRFQSEPGGLPNEIYFHVRLLDTDVQMQQRVLGMIGVNLVYAAFYYANDPKKMIESLVDNLNVGSVEIDLISVQGPDFKDINNLLLNLYLIIKDFSTAAIFDSDSHPRQAKDLLYKKDVMILRTKYGQKSNPNFSLFNKAADQFKLVNKVENSNLIVMIEVLITNVLTAAQETPDDIDLEVVAKRAEEMCKTGNFVIVSNFTRKNRLAKYLDRCRPKSVGMSTNINNLKFVFNSSNFGENYTGHLLSYVNDMFSRNVRLFAYPFLDKKSNTVINTKNMPVSPEAKPLFDFLILNGYITDIEHYNEG; translated from the coding sequence ATGCAACAAGAAATCATCGATATTAAGCGGAAGGCGCTCAAAATAAACTTGAATCCTAAAATCTATGGCACATTTGCAGAAATTGGCGCCGGACAAGAAGTTTCGAGAGCGTTTTTTAACGTAGGTGCTGCATCTGGAACGGTTGCAAAAACCATATCGGCATACGATATGACTTTTAGTGATGAAATTTACGGTGCCGAAGAATCGGGGCGTTACGTAAGTCAGAACCGTTTGTTAAAGATGCTTGACCACGAGTATTCGTTGCTAATTGAGCGTTTAAAAGGAGATAAACACGAAGATAAAACGTTTTTTGCCTTTGCAAACACCGTGACTACTTTAAATTATACCCGTACCAATGATCCTCATGGTTGGGTGGGTTTGCGTTTTCAAAGCGAGCCGGGCGGTTTGCCCAACGAAATTTATTTTCACGTGCGCTTGTTAGATACCGATGTACAGATGCAACAACGGGTGTTGGGCATGATTGGAGTGAACCTAGTTTATGCAGCCTTTTACTACGCCAACGATCCTAAAAAGATGATCGAATCTTTGGTAGATAACTTAAATGTGGGTTCGGTGGAGATAGATTTGATTTCTGTTCAAGGTCCTGATTTTAAGGATATCAACAACTTGTTATTAAATTTGTACTTAATTATTAAAGATTTCTCTACAGCCGCTATTTTCGATTCTGATTCGCACCCTCGCCAAGCTAAAGATTTGCTTTACAAAAAGGATGTGATGATTTTACGTACCAAATACGGACAAAAATCTAATCCTAATTTTAGTTTGTTTAATAAGGCAGCAGATCAATTTAAGCTGGTAAACAAAGTTGAAAACAGCAACTTGATTGTAATGATTGAGGTTTTGATTACCAACGTGTTAACGGCAGCGCAAGAAACACCAGATGATATAGATTTAGAAGTGGTGGCAAAAAGGGCAGAGGAAATGTGTAAAACGGGCAACTTTGTTATTGTTTCTAACTTTACCCGTAAAAATAGGCTAGCTAAGTACTTGGATAGGTGCAGGCCTAAAAGTGTGGGTATGTCTACCAATATCAACAACTTAAAATTTGTATTTAACTCTTCAAATTTCGGCGAAAACTATACTGGGCATTTATTAAGTTATGTTAACGACATGTTTAGCAGGAATGTAAGATTGTTTGCTTATCCTTTCTTAGATAAAAAATCTAATACGGTTATTAATACCAAAAATATGCCGGTATCGCCAGAAGCTAAACCACTGTTCGATTTCTTAATATTGAACGGCTATATTACTGATATTGAGCATTATAATGAGGGGTGA
- the rlmF gene encoding 23S rRNA (adenine(1618)-N(6))-methyltransferase RlmF: MEKKHKPAEKSSLHVRNKHQSRYNFEALKVALPELSELVAINKYGDESIDFANPKAVKTLNKALLKYFYQIDFWDIPEGYLCPPIPGRADYIHYAADLLASCNEQKIPTAKKIKVLDVGVGANCVYPIIGSQEYGWQFVGSDIDDLAVKCAKSIVATNTNLVKNVEIRLQTVKTEIFKNIIRKDEKFDLTICNPPFHASAEEANAGSQRKNRNLGNKNYSNPVLNFGGKNTELWTKGGEVAFVGKMIEESQLFKNQCLWFTSLVSKSENLGAIYAMLKRAEAAEVRTSEMTTGNKITRIVGWTFMDTAQQNAWVKAW, from the coding sequence ATGGAAAAGAAACACAAGCCTGCCGAAAAAAGTAGTCTGCATGTTAGAAACAAACATCAATCTCGTTACAATTTCGAAGCTTTAAAAGTTGCTTTACCCGAACTTTCAGAACTTGTGGCCATTAACAAATATGGCGATGAGTCGATAGATTTTGCTAATCCAAAAGCGGTTAAAACCTTAAACAAGGCATTGTTAAAGTATTTTTATCAAATAGATTTTTGGGATATTCCAGAAGGCTATTTGTGCCCGCCTATACCAGGAAGGGCAGATTATATCCATTACGCCGCTGATTTGCTGGCTTCTTGTAATGAGCAGAAAATTCCAACCGCAAAGAAAATAAAAGTGCTGGATGTTGGCGTGGGGGCAAATTGCGTGTACCCAATTATTGGTAGCCAAGAGTATGGTTGGCAGTTTGTGGGCTCTGATATTGATGATTTGGCTGTCAAATGCGCAAAAAGTATAGTTGCTACTAACACTAACTTGGTAAAAAATGTAGAAATTAGGCTGCAAACCGTAAAAACTGAAATCTTTAAAAACATTATCCGAAAGGATGAAAAATTTGATCTCACAATTTGTAATCCTCCATTTCATGCCTCGGCAGAAGAAGCAAATGCAGGCTCGCAACGTAAAAATAGAAACTTGGGCAACAAGAATTACTCAAATCCTGTACTTAACTTTGGTGGTAAAAATACCGAACTGTGGACTAAAGGCGGCGAAGTAGCATTTGTAGGCAAAATGATTGAAGAGAGTCAGCTTTTCAAAAATCAGTGTTTGTGGTTTACAAGTTTGGTGTCTAAAAGCGAAAATTTAGGTGCAATTTATGCCATGCTTAAAAGGGCAGAAGCAGCAGAAGTGAGAACTAGCGAAATGACCACAGGTAATAAAATAACCAGAATTGTAGGCTGGACTTTTATGGATACAGCACAACAAAATGCTTGGGTTAAGGCTTGGTAA
- a CDS encoding GNAT family N-acetyltransferase, giving the protein MEIKENGFIFSDDRNLVDVKAVHHYLSTQSYWAKDISYELVEKSISNSLCFGIYKDQQQVGFARWITDKATFAYLCDVYVAEEFRGLGLSKKLMALMLFHPDLQGLRRYQLATLDAHGLYEQFGFKAIENPENQMGIVFKDLYSKGS; this is encoded by the coding sequence TTGGAAATCAAAGAAAACGGTTTTATATTTTCAGACGATCGCAATTTAGTAGACGTTAAAGCAGTACATCACTATTTAAGTACACAATCTTATTGGGCAAAAGATATTTCTTACGAATTGGTAGAGAAATCTATAAGCAACTCGCTCTGCTTTGGTATTTACAAAGATCAGCAACAAGTTGGTTTTGCGAGATGGATAACCGATAAAGCTACTTTTGCCTATTTATGTGATGTGTATGTAGCAGAAGAATTTCGTGGCTTAGGCCTTTCTAAAAAGCTGATGGCATTAATGCTATTCCACCCAGATTTACAAGGTTTACGCCGCTACCAATTAGCCACGTTAGATGCACACGGCTTGTATGAGCAATTTGGTTTTAAAGCTATCGAAAACCCAGAAAACCAAATGGGTATTGTTTTTAAGGACTTGTATAGTAAAGGTAGTTAA
- a CDS encoding YajQ family cyclic di-GMP-binding protein, translating to MPSFDIVSKIDAQTLDNAINNAKKEILNRYDFNTSKSSIELDKKTNIITIITEDDMRLKAIVDSIISRMMKQHLDPNSLDFGKETIASGNMIRKEVTVKEGIDRETAKKIVAKIKDSKLKLQPSMMEDQVRVQSKNIDDLQKVIQLCRGEDFGQPLQFINMRN from the coding sequence ATGCCAAGTTTCGATATAGTAAGTAAAATAGATGCACAAACGCTAGATAATGCAATAAACAATGCTAAAAAAGAGATTTTAAACAGGTACGACTTTAACACTTCTAAAAGCAGCATAGAGCTAGATAAGAAAACAAATATCATTACTATTATTACCGAAGACGATATGCGCTTAAAAGCGATTGTAGATTCTATTATCTCTAGAATGATGAAACAACATTTAGACCCAAATAGTTTGGATTTCGGCAAGGAAACTATCGCTTCTGGCAACATGATTAGAAAAGAAGTAACTGTAAAAGAGGGAATTGATAGGGAAACCGCTAAAAAGATTGTCGCTAAAATTAAAGATAGCAAGCTTAAATTGCAACCATCAATGATGGAAGACCAAGTGCGTGTGCAAAGCAAAAACATTGATGATCTGCAGAAAGTTATTCAACTATGTAGAGGCGAAGATTTTGGGCAGCCTTTGCAGTTTATTAATATGAGGAATTAA
- the ppk1 gene encoding polyphosphate kinase 1, translated as MAKKKLPFLNREISWLYFNERVLQEAADETVPLIERIKFLSIFSSNLDEFYRVRVASLNRLVNLNEKAKALLGFNPKKVLDEIKNIVVKLERRFETLFQDILITELAQKRIFILNHTQLNVSRGEFVRQHFRDKILSNLVPIMIDVNKPFPELKDRALYFFVQLSNNSGKNEKYAILELPDSISRFLVLPETNDLKFIILLEDIIKYCLDDIFYVFNYKEIQAYSIQLTRDAELDIDKNVSDKFIDELRKSIDKRKRGKPMRLLYDSDMPFDMLSFLVSKLKVGADGLIPGNKYHRFGDFIAFPNVGAKELEYPAMVPLKVKNLHRTESFFKKIAEKDFVVHLPYQSYDYIILFLREAAIDPKVTEINITLYRLAENSKVVNALINAAKNGKAVNCLVELKARFDESANIFWTNRLMEEGVNVNYGLTDFKVHSKICLVKRIDKRKTTYYANLATGNFNEKTARIYCDHSIFTSKTEITSELVKLFAALNKRTVAKGFKYLIVSPIDSRNRFYSLIDREIKNAKAGKIAYMVLKVNSLADEGMVEKLYEASNAGVQIKLIVRGICCLVPGVKNYSENITVISIIDRFLEHARVFIFGNGGKEEMFLSSADLMSRNFEHRVEVGFPILDDEVKQEIKDIIDLQLQDNVKARNITKTNDNRYHKNRLATKIRAQYQTYSYLKNKHQ; from the coding sequence ATGGCCAAAAAGAAGCTTCCTTTTTTAAATAGAGAAATAAGTTGGTTGTATTTTAACGAACGTGTGCTGCAAGAAGCGGCAGACGAAACCGTGCCATTAATAGAGCGCATCAAATTTCTTTCTATCTTTTCTTCAAATCTTGATGAGTTTTATCGGGTTAGGGTGGCCTCTTTAAACAGGTTGGTTAATTTGAATGAAAAAGCAAAAGCTTTGTTGGGTTTTAATCCCAAAAAGGTGCTTGACGAGATCAAAAATATCGTAGTAAAGCTAGAGCGGCGTTTCGAAACGCTTTTTCAGGATATCCTAATTACCGAATTGGCTCAAAAGCGGATATTTATCTTAAACCATACACAGCTTAACGTTTCTCGTGGCGAGTTTGTTAGGCAGCATTTTAGGGACAAAATTCTTTCCAATCTGGTACCTATTATGATTGATGTGAACAAGCCGTTTCCAGAATTAAAAGATAGGGCTTTGTATTTCTTTGTACAGCTTTCTAATAACTCTGGAAAAAACGAGAAATATGCAATTTTGGAGCTTCCAGATAGTATTTCTAGGTTTTTAGTTTTACCAGAAACCAACGATTTAAAGTTCATCATCCTTTTAGAAGATATCATTAAATACTGTTTAGATGATATTTTCTACGTGTTTAACTACAAGGAAATTCAGGCTTACTCTATTCAGCTAACAAGAGATGCCGAATTAGATATTGATAAGAATGTAAGCGATAAATTTATAGATGAGCTTCGCAAAAGCATTGATAAAAGGAAACGAGGCAAGCCTATGCGTTTGCTTTACGATAGTGATATGCCTTTTGATATGTTAAGCTTTTTGGTAAGCAAATTAAAAGTAGGTGCCGATGGCTTAATTCCGGGTAATAAATACCATCGTTTTGGCGATTTTATTGCCTTTCCTAATGTAGGAGCAAAGGAGTTGGAATATCCAGCTATGGTGCCCTTAAAAGTAAAAAACCTGCATAGAACAGAAAGTTTCTTCAAAAAAATTGCCGAAAAGGATTTTGTGGTGCATTTGCCTTATCAATCTTATGATTATATCATTTTATTTTTAAGAGAAGCAGCTATTGATCCAAAAGTTACAGAAATTAACATCACTTTGTACCGTTTGGCCGAAAACTCTAAGGTGGTTAATGCCTTAATTAATGCCGCTAAAAATGGTAAGGCGGTAAATTGCTTGGTAGAGTTAAAAGCTCGTTTCGATGAAAGTGCCAATATATTTTGGACCAACCGTTTAATGGAAGAAGGTGTGAATGTAAACTATGGCCTAACCGACTTTAAGGTGCATTCCAAAATTTGTTTGGTTAAACGTATTGATAAACGAAAAACAACTTATTACGCCAATTTAGCTACTGGCAACTTTAACGAAAAAACTGCCCGTATCTATTGCGATCATAGTATCTTTACCTCAAAAACCGAAATTACGTCTGAACTAGTAAAACTATTTGCCGCTCTAAATAAACGTACGGTAGCTAAAGGTTTCAAATATTTAATCGTATCTCCAATTGATTCTAGAAATAGATTTTACAGTTTAATAGATAGAGAAATTAAGAATGCCAAAGCTGGCAAAATTGCTTACATGGTTTTGAAAGTAAATAGTTTGGCCGATGAAGGTATGGTGGAAAAACTTTATGAAGCCAGCAATGCCGGTGTACAAATTAAGTTAATTGTACGGGGTATTTGCTGTTTAGTGCCTGGGGTTAAAAATTACAGTGAAAATATTACGGTAATAAGTATAATAGATAGGTTTTTAGAACATGCCCGGGTTTTTATTTTTGGAAATGGAGGTAAGGAGGAAATGTTTCTGTCTTCTGCAGATTTAATGTCTCGTAATTTTGAACACCGTGTAGAAGTTGGTTTCCCAATTTTAGATGATGAAGTAAAGCAAGAAATTAAAGATATCATTGATTTGCAATTGCAGGATAATGTAAAAGCAAGAAATATTACCAAAACAAACGATAACAGATACCATAAAAACAGATTGGCTACTAAGATAAGGGCTCAGTACCAAACTTATAGTTACCTAAAAAACAAACATCAATAA
- a CDS encoding exopolyphosphatase, which produces MLRYAAIDIGSNAVRLLIADINQNDRGSSFKKNTLVRVPLRLGDDAFLDQELSDKKIDDLVKTMIAFRNLMDVYHVTDYLACATSAMREAKNGKLVIDKIKELANIDIEIIEGQREASIIYSNHIEENLDIKKSYLYIDVGGGSTELSVFVNKQPVASKSFNLGTIRILDNQDKEETWHEMKDWIKEHTKELKQVVGIGTGGNINKLFRMSGEKEDMPLSFLKLRNMYNELNAYSLKERISILKLNQDRADVIIPACEIYLTVMKWAGIKQIFVPKVGMVDGIINLLMEENL; this is translated from the coding sequence ATGCTCAGATACGCCGCCATAGATATTGGTTCTAATGCAGTACGATTATTAATTGCCGATATCAACCAGAATGATAGAGGTAGTAGTTTCAAGAAAAATACGTTGGTACGTGTGCCGCTACGTTTAGGAGATGATGCATTTTTGGATCAGGAGTTATCTGACAAAAAAATTGATGATCTGGTAAAAACGATGATTGCCTTTAGGAATTTAATGGACGTTTATCACGTTACAGATTACCTTGCCTGTGCAACATCGGCTATGCGTGAAGCTAAAAATGGTAAACTGGTAATAGATAAAATAAAGGAATTGGCCAATATCGATATCGAAATTATTGAAGGCCAACGAGAAGCCAGTATCATTTATTCTAACCATATAGAAGAGAACTTAGATATTAAAAAAAGTTACCTATATATTGATGTTGGTGGTGGTAGCACCGAGCTATCTGTTTTTGTAAATAAACAACCTGTAGCTTCTAAGTCATTTAATTTGGGTACCATACGTATTTTAGATAATCAGGACAAAGAAGAGACTTGGCACGAAATGAAAGATTGGATTAAGGAGCACACAAAAGAACTAAAGCAAGTTGTAGGTATTGGTACTGGCGGAAATATTAATAAATTGTTTAGAATGAGTGGAGAAAAGGAAGATATGCCTTTGTCTTTCTTGAAATTAAGAAATATGTATAACGAATTGAATGCTTATTCGCTGAAAGAGCGTATTTCTATATTGAAACTGAACCAAGATAGGGCAGATGTGATTATTCCGGCTTGCGAAATTTATTTAACGGTAATGAAATGGGCTGGCATTAAGCAAATTTTTGTGCCTAAAGTTGGTATGGTAGACGGCATTATTAATCTCTTGATGGAAGAAAATTTGTAA
- a CDS encoding ferritin-like domain-containing protein, with amino-acid sequence METTSTGNVLNELIELNNDRVAGFEKALADIDDSNSDLKELFQEYAAQSRRFGQELTALVAERAVEPDTGNTIAGTLHRAWIDVKALFGANDRSSILSEVERGEDAIKKAYKLALTEGGLTGPVLDRVSDQAKYMQKSHDTIKALRDMSKELNS; translated from the coding sequence ATGGAAACAACTTCAACAGGTAATGTGCTTAACGAATTGATTGAGCTAAATAACGATAGGGTAGCAGGTTTTGAAAAAGCTTTAGCAGATATAGATGACAGCAACTCGGATTTAAAAGAACTATTTCAAGAGTATGCAGCTCAAAGCCGGAGGTTTGGACAAGAATTAACTGCGTTGGTGGCCGAGCGGGCTGTAGAACCAGATACAGGTAATACTATAGCTGGGACCTTACACAGAGCTTGGATAGATGTAAAGGCATTGTTTGGCGCTAATGATAGGAGTAGTATTTTATCAGAGGTCGAAAGAGGTGAGGATGCTATCAAAAAGGCTTATAAATTGGCGTTAACAGAAGGTGGTTTAACAGGCCCCGTATTAGACAGAGTAAGCGACCAAGCTAAATATATGCAGAAATCTCATGATACCATTAAGGCACTTAGGGATATGTCTAAAGAATTAAATAGTTAA